The following are encoded together in the Bos mutus isolate GX-2022 chromosome 3, NWIPB_WYAK_1.1, whole genome shotgun sequence genome:
- the ADAMTSL4 gene encoding ADAMTS-like protein 4, which produces MGKWAGRPQLCLMLLLSLPQLCLDQEVLSGHSLQTPPEESQGPEGVWGPWDQWASCSQPCGVGVQRRSRTCQLPTTQLHQGLPLPPRPPRHPEALLPRGQGTRPQTSRETLPLYRPPPRGRGGPLRGPASQLGREEAPETQGARRSRVRDPIKPGMFGYGRVPFALPLHRNRRHPRRPPRSELSQTSDLPSLTPRTEPSSSNHTQKTELSPTEPSAHTLPPQAEPPSPEAAQTAVPFRARPAPTGPHPRAQASGTESSFHSPSPGEGSSFHLSLQPRRPSSQGWASPRLADRHPNPFLSVPWGRGQQSWEQWRPGGNLHGSLTESAPPQPDGWLPLLSSGPHSSPLWSLFAPSSPVPRCSGESEQLRACSQAPCPAEQPDPRALQCAAFDSQEFMGQLYQWEPFTEVQGSQRCELNCRPRGFRFYVRHTQKVQDGTLCQPGSLDICVAGRCLSPGCDGILGSGRHPDGCGVCGGDDSTCRLVSGNLTERGGPLGYQKILSIPAGASRLQIAQLRPSSNYLALRGPGGRSIINGNWAVDPPGSYTAGGTVFRYNRPPREEGAGESLSAEGPTTQPVDVYMIFQEENPGVFYQYVISSPPPNLENPTPEPRVPQLQPEILRVEPPPVSAPRPARTPGTLQRQVRIPQMPAPPPPRTPLGSPAGYWKRVGHSECSASCGKGVWRPIFLCISRESGEELDERSCAMGARPPASQEPCHGPPCPPYWEAGEWTSCSRSCGPGTQHRQLRCRQEFGGGGSSVPLERCGHLPRPNITQPCQLRLCGHWEVRSPWSQCSVRCGRGQRSRQVRCVGNNGDEVSEQECASGPPRPPSREACDMGPCTTAWFHSDWSSKCSAECGTGIQRRSVVCLGSGEAHGISQEEAGAGAGEQTCAPGSRPPDMRACSLGPCEVSWCWYTGPWAECSSECGSGTQRRDVICVSKLGTEFNVTSPSNCSHLPRPPALQPCQGQDCQDRWFSTPWSPCSRSCQGGVQTREVQCLTANQTLSIRCPLHLRPARKRSCNSQPCSQRPDDQCKDSSPHCPLVVQARLCVYPYYTATCCRSCAHVLERSSPEPA; this is translated from the exons gccccagttgtgtctgatgctgcTTCTGTCCCTCCCTCAGCTCTGCCTGGATCAGGAG GTGTTGTCTGGACACTCTCTTCAGACACCCCCCGAAGAGAGCCAGGGCCCTGAAGGGGTCTGGGGTCCTTGGGACCAGTGGGCCTCTTGCTCCCAGCCCTGCGGGGTTGGGGTACAGCGCCGGAGCCGGACATGTCAGCTCCCTACAACTCAACTCCACCAGGGCCTGCCCCTTCCACCCCGGCCCCCAAGACATCCAGAAGCCCTGCTTCCCCGGGGTCAAGGCACCAGACCGCAGACTTCCCGAGAAACCCTTCCCCTATACAGGCCACCACCTCGAGGAAGAGGTGGCCCCCTTCGAGGTCCTGCTTCTCAATTAGGGAGAGAGGAGGCTCCGGAGACTCAAGGAGCTAGGAG GTCCCGGGTTCGAGACCCCATCAAGCCAGGAATGTTTGGCTATGGGAGGGTGCCCTTTGCTTTGCCGCTCCATCGGAACCGCAGGCATCCCCGAAGACCACCCAGATCTGAACTCTCTCAAACCTCAGATCTTCCATCCCTGACTCCGAGAACAGAGCCATCTTCCTCAAACCACACCCAGAAAACAGAACTGTCTCCCACAGAACCTTCTGCCCACACCCTCCCACCCCAAGCAGAACCCCCAAGCCCTGAAGCTGCTCAGACAGCCGTGCCCTTTAGAGCCAGGCCTGCCCCCACAGGGCCACACCCCAGAGCCCAGGCCTCTGGCACAGAGTCCTCCTTTCATTCCCCATCCCCGGGAGAAGGTAGCTCCTTTCACCTGTCCCTTCAGCCAAGAAGGCCAAGTTCCCAGGGTTGGGCCAGCCCCAGGCTGGCAGACAGACACCCTAATCCTTTCCTTTCTGTGCCTTGGGGCCGAGGCCAGCAGAGCTGGGAGCAGTGGAGACCTGGGGGGAATCTCCACGGGTCCCTCACGGAgtctgcccctccccagccagaTGGCTGGCTGCCTCTGCTGAGCTCTGGCCCCCACTCCAGCCCACTCTGGAGCCTCTTTGCTCCCAGTAGCCCTGTCCCAAGATGTTCTGGGGAGAGTGAACAGCTGAGAGCCTGCAGCCAAGCG CCCTGCCCCGCTGAGCAGCCAGACCCCCGGGCCCTGCAGTGTGCAGCCTTTGACTCCCAGGAGTTCATGGGCCAACTGTACCAGTGGGAGCCCTTCACGGAAG TTCAGGGTTCTCAGCGCTGTGAGCTGAACTGCCGTCCCCGTGGCTTCCGCTTCTATGTCCGTCACACCCAAAAGGTCCAGGACGGGACCCTGTGTCAGCCTGGATCCCTGGACATCTGTGTGGCTGGACGCTGTCTG AGCCCTGGCTGTGATGGCATCCTCGGCTCTGGCCGGCATCCAGATGGCTGTGGCGTCTGTGGGGGTGATGATTCTACCTGTCGCCTCGTCTCGGGGAACCTCACTGAGCGGGGTGGCCCTCTGGGTTATCAGAAGATCTTGTCCATTCCTGCCGGGGCCTCCCGACTCCAGATTGCCCAGCTCCGGCCCAGCTCCAACTACCTTG CACTTCGAGGTCCTGGGGGCCGGTCCATCATCAATGGAAACTGGGCTGTGGATCCCCCTGGGTCCTATACCGCCGGCGGGACTGTCTTCCGGTACAACCGTCCTCCCCGGGAGGAGGGCGCTGGGGAGAGTCTGTCCGCAGAAGGCCCCACCACCCAGCCCGTGGATGTCTAC aTGATCTTTCAGGAGGAAAACCCAGGTGTTTTCTATCAGTATGTCATCTCTTCACCTCCCCCGAACCTTGAGAACCCCACTCCAGAGCCCCGTGTTCCTCAACTCCAGCCTG AGATTTTGAGGGTAGAGCCCCCTCCTGTTTCAGCGCCTCGCCCTGCCCGCACCCCAGGCACCCTCCAGCGGCAGGTGAGGATCCCCCAGATGCCTGCCCCACCGCCTCCCAGAACACCCCTGGGGTCTCCAGCCGGATACTGGAAACGAGTTGGACACTCGGAGTGCTCGGCATCCTGTGGGAAAG GTGTTTGGCGCCCCATCTTCCTCTGCATTTCTCGAGAGTCAGGAGAGGAGCTGGATGAACGCAGCTGTGCCATGGGTGCCAGGCCCCCAGCCTCCCAGGAGCCCTGCCACGGCCCCCCGTGCCCACCATA CTGGGAGGCCGGCGAGTGGACGTCCTGCAGCCGTTCGTGTGGACCCGGCACCCAGCACCGTCAGCTACGCTGCCGGCAGGAGTTTGGGGGTGGCGGCTCCTCAGTGCCCCTAGAGCGCTGCGGGCACCTGCCCCGACCCAACATCACCCAGCCCTGCCAGCTGCGCCTCTGCGGCCATTGGGAGGTTCGCTCACCCTGGAGTCAG TGCTCTGTGCGATGCGGGCGCGGCCAGAGGAGCCGGCAGGTCCGCTGTGTCGGCAACAATGGGGATGAAGTGAGTGAGCAGGAGTGTGCCTCAGGGCCCCCGCGGCCCCCCAGCAGAGAGGCCTGCGACATGGGGCCCTGCACCACGGCCTGGTTCCACAGCGACTGGAGCTCCAAG TGCTCAGCGGAGTGTGGGACGGGAATCCAGAGACGTTCTGTGGTCTGCCTTGGGAGTGGGGAGGCCCACGGGATAAGCCAGGAGGAAGCAGGGGCAGGAGCCGGTGAGCAGACCTGTGCACCCGGAAGCCGGCCCCCTGACATGCGTGCCTGCAGTCTGGGGCCCTGTGAAGTGTCGTGGTGCTGGTACACCGGGCCCTGGGCAGAG TGCTCCTCAGAGTGCGGCTCTGGCACACAGCGTAGAGACGTCATCTGTGTGTCCAAACTGGGGACTGAGTTCAACGTGACTTCTCCTAGCAACTGTTCCCAccttcccaggccccctgccctgcAGCCCTGTCAAGGGCAGGACTGCCAGGACCGGTGGTTTTCTACACCCTGGAGTCCG TGTTCTCGCTCCTGCCAGGGTGGCGTGCAGACAAGGGAGGTCCAGTGCCTGACTGCCAACCAGACCCTCAG